In Blastocatellia bacterium, the following proteins share a genomic window:
- a CDS encoding pilus assembly protein: MPKNGCRKPRERGQAIVEMALTFPIIVMIVAGLVHFGMAMRAQHIITNASRVGVRRVVQQGCSDCAHAVVLNYCTQAGMEVNRVNVQSQLIPAANEARVTVTYQFSSPTQNLWMWIVSYLTGQSPAQLNQLSATTVMRL; encoded by the coding sequence ATGCCGAAAAACGGCTGTCGAAAACCGAGGGAGCGTGGTCAGGCGATTGTCGAAATGGCGCTGACCTTTCCCATCATCGTCATGATTGTGGCTGGGCTGGTGCACTTTGGCATGGCCATGCGCGCGCAGCATATCATCACCAACGCGTCTCGGGTGGGTGTGCGTCGGGTCGTTCAGCAAGGGTGCTCAGATTGCGCTCACGCGGTGGTGCTCAATTACTGTACGCAGGCGGGCATGGAGGTCAACAGGGTCAACGTCCAGTCGCAATTGATTCCTGCCGCCAACGAGGCGCGCGTCACGGTTACTTATCAATTCAGTTCGCCGACGCAGAATTTGTGGATGTGGATTGTGAGTTATCTCACGGGTCAATCGCCGGCGCAGCTGAATCAGTTAAGCGCCACGACCGTTATGAGGTTATAA
- a CDS encoding pilus assembly protein TadG-related protein, translating into MKLTSIRKRAEKGTMLVLIAAGAVAIMGAAALAVDIGYFFTVRNQLQNAADAAALAAVQGLIADPGNYADNGTAKRWAIETAAKNLADGQPVILTPADILFPNPSTARVNIQRTVDTFLGRAIGITSADLKVTAKAVPSEAISGAVLGNGLRPWAIFDQFGHGSLCVPFNDCEVNPTPHGEFKNYPHTWNGVTVQSDHYKSPYDPEFNGWDLSNQSDCGQVTGLINPRDVNGTRYTLKQFASCNSGKKNNNGNGNGNNNNNSNPWLTPGNYGAVALGSNGASTYRENIRNGYQGLVQIGDLLPTETGNMVGPTSQGVNDLIAKDPSAYMVRNAAGRWVVMSPNFPVNESPRIVPIPLYSYAHSPGNGRSNFKVTNIAFFFVEGSNGRDVWGRFVASRSKVGERTAPSPNAGTSTVSGGGRMVLTGRLTDQ; encoded by the coding sequence ATGAAATTGACGAGCATCAGAAAGCGAGCAGAAAAGGGTACGATGTTAGTGTTGATTGCCGCCGGGGCCGTGGCCATCATGGGCGCGGCGGCGTTGGCCGTTGACATCGGATACTTCTTCACCGTGCGAAATCAACTGCAGAACGCCGCCGACGCAGCCGCGTTGGCTGCCGTGCAGGGCTTGATTGCCGACCCCGGCAATTACGCTGACAATGGCACAGCTAAACGGTGGGCGATAGAAACGGCTGCCAAGAATTTGGCTGACGGTCAGCCCGTCATCCTTACTCCGGCGGACATTCTCTTCCCTAATCCCAGCACTGCGCGGGTCAATATCCAGCGGACAGTGGATACGTTTCTCGGTCGAGCCATTGGCATAACGAGCGCAGACCTGAAAGTGACTGCCAAAGCTGTGCCCAGTGAGGCAATCAGCGGAGCGGTGCTGGGCAACGGGCTGCGTCCGTGGGCTATATTCGATCAGTTCGGCCATGGTTCACTCTGTGTGCCTTTCAACGATTGTGAGGTGAACCCCACACCGCACGGTGAGTTCAAAAATTACCCACACACATGGAACGGCGTGACGGTTCAATCCGACCATTACAAGTCGCCGTATGATCCCGAATTCAATGGTTGGGACCTGAGCAATCAAAGCGACTGCGGTCAGGTCACCGGTTTGATCAATCCACGTGATGTCAACGGCACTCGCTACACACTCAAGCAATTTGCTAGTTGTAATAGTGGGAAGAAAAATAATAACGGGAACGGCAACGGAAATAACAATAACAACAGTAATCCGTGGCTGACGCCTGGCAATTATGGCGCGGTGGCGTTGGGAAGTAATGGCGCCAGCACGTACCGTGAGAATATCCGCAATGGCTATCAGGGGTTGGTGCAGATTGGCGACCTCCTACCCACAGAGACGGGTAACATGGTGGGTCCAACGAGTCAAGGTGTGAATGACCTGATTGCCAAGGACCCCAGCGCCTATATGGTACGAAACGCAGCGGGCCGCTGGGTTGTGATGAGTCCCAACTTTCCGGTGAACGAAAGCCCGCGGATCGTCCCGATTCCGCTCTACAGCTATGCCCATTCGCCGGGCAACGGGCGGTCTAATTTCAAAGTGACCAACATCGCCTTCTTCTTTGTCGAAGGCTCAAACGGTCGTGATGTGTGGGGTCGGTTCGTAGCCAGCCGTTCTAAGGTTGGTGAGCGTACAGCGCCATCGCCAAATGCGGGTACGTCAACGGTCAGCGGCGGAGGCCGCATGGTTTTGACGGGACGCTTGACCGATCAGTAG
- a CDS encoding pilus assembly protein, with product MKLNLRSLTHSLKMVTCRWRQRGQSLAEFGLLAPVAILMIAGLIDVGRLAVSEHIIRAASREFAHLATVSDLSNAEIRTKVIQRIQSMGIDPNDVVITVTGANGAAGQPAQVTLNYRVELTALSFILPRDYIQLTASTVMFNE from the coding sequence ATGAAGCTCAATCTGCGTTCATTGACTCACTCTCTCAAGATGGTGACTTGCCGGTGGCGTCAGCGCGGTCAGTCACTTGCTGAGTTTGGGCTGCTCGCGCCAGTGGCCATTCTGATGATTGCCGGCTTGATTGACGTAGGACGGCTGGCCGTCTCCGAGCATATCATTCGAGCGGCCTCGCGCGAATTCGCGCATTTAGCAACGGTCAGTGATTTGAGCAATGCCGAGATACGAACCAAGGTGATCCAGCGCATCCAGAGCATGGGCATAGACCCTAATGATGTGGTGATCACCGTCACAGGCGCAAATGGCGCAGCGGGTCAACCCGCTCAGGTGACACTCAATTACCGGGTGGAGCTGACCGCGTTGAGTTTCATTTTGCCACGAGACTACATTCAACTGACGGCATCCACTGTCATGTTTAATGAGTGA